The Candidatus Neomarinimicrobiota bacterium region CCACATACATTTTAATTTTATCTAATTGCATTTTTGAATTGATGGCGCCGATATCTGTATTTTTGTCCAGAGGATCACCTACAATTAATGATTCCATCCTGTCTTTCAATTTTGATATGACCGTTTCAGCCACACTTTCTTGAACAAACAGCCGGGAACCAGCGCAACACACATGTCCTTGATTAAAAAAGATACCATCAATAATGCCTTCAACAGCCTGATCTATTGCTGCATCTTCGAAAATAATATTTGCTGCTTTTCCACCCAGCTCCAAGGTATATCGCTTACCTGTGCCTGCAACTGATTTCATTATCGATTTTCCTACATCTGTCGATCCCGTAAAGGCGATTTTATTTATGTCAGGATGTTCGACTAAAGACTGTCCTGTTTTTCCAGCACCATTAATAATATTCACAACACCGGGCGGTAAATCTGCCTCTTGAATTATTTCCGCTAATTTCATAGCCGTTAATGGCGTTGTTTCAGCTGGTTTTAAAATAACTGTATTCCCCGTCGCTAATGCAGGTGCAATTTTCCATGCGGCCATTAATAAAGGGAAGTTCCATGGAATAATTTGTCCGGCCACACCGATGGGTTTTGCCATTTTTCCAGGGAATGCATATTCTAGTTTATCCGCCCAGCCTGCATAATAAAAGAAATGAGCCGACACCAAAGGAATATCAATATCTCTGGATTCACAAATGGGTTTTCCCCCATCTATGGATTCAATAACTGAAAATTCTCTGGCGCGTTCTTGAATCAAGCGTGCAATACGATAAATATATTTTCCCCGTTCAGCAGGATCCATTTTTGACCAGACTTTATCGTATGCAGTTCTTGCCGCTTTGACAGCTTTATCTACATCCGATTGATCCGCTTCAGCTACATCAGCCAACTTTTCTTCATTCGCAGGATTTATTGTTTCAAAATATTTTCCCTTTATCGGCGTAATGAATTTTCCATCAATAAACAGATCGTTTTTCTTATTAATCTGAACATGATCTGTACTTTCCAGAGCGGGACTATATGACCAATCTGGTTTTGTATCTGTATTTTTACTTTTTTTACCCATGTTTGATTTACCTTAATCCATTGAGAAATAATTTGCGGATTGATAAACGCCGGTTGATTGCTTAACAATTTGCATCAACACATCGTTTGCTAAAGAACTGGCGCCAAATCGAAATAAGTCAGCATGCAGCCAATCCTGCCCTAATGTTTCTTTTATCATTACCAAATATTGAATGGCCAATTTAGCTTTACTAATTCCTCCAGCCGGTTTCATGCCTATTTTTTTACCTGTTTTTTTGTAATAATCACGAATCGCTTCTAACATAATAAGTACCACGGGAGGTGTAGCCGCTGGTGATACTTTTCCTGTGGATGTTTTGATGAAATCAGCTCCAGCTGCCATGGCAATATCGCTGGCTAAACGAACATTATCCAATGTTACCAATTCGCCTGTCTCTAAAATGACCTTTAAATGTGCCTTTCCGCAGGCTTCTTTTACAGCTGATATTTCATCTGCTACATACGTGTATTCCCCCCGAAGAAATTTTCCTCTGGAAATGACCATATCCACTTCATCGGCTCCATCAGCAACGACCTTCTTTACTTCCTCCAATTTATATTCAAGAGATGCCATTCCCGCTGGAAAAGCCGTTGCAACAGACGCAACATTTATATCTGTATTTTCTAATGCTTTTTTTGCAACGGGCACCATAGTGGGATAAACACAAATAGCCGCTACGGATGGCAAACCTGAAAATTGATCATGTAAATGAGCCGCTTTGTAGCATAACTGTTTTACTTTTCCCGGGGAATCTTTCCCTTCCAGCGTCGTCAAATCGATCATGCTTAAAACAGTTTTTAAAGCATCCATTTTTGATTCTTTTTTGACACTTCGAGAAAAAAGCCTTGAAACTCTTTCCTGTGCACCCACTTGATCAATTCGGTTAATAAAAGTTTCCATAATCAATTCATCAAAACATACCAGAAATTTAGCCTATTTTGCCTGCACGACTTCATTAAATAATATCTTTGACTTTATTCGCAAGATTTTGGGCGATCTCTTTTGTTGGACCTTCAGAATAAATTCGCATAATAGGTTCAGTATTGGATATTCTAATGTGAATCCATCGATCATCCCAAGTGAACTTTAATCCATCTTGAGAGTCAATTATTGCATTCTTAAAAACAATTTTTGCTTTTGTAAAAAGTTCCTCAGGATTGAAATCACCCAATTCAATCCGATCTTTTACCATCTTAAATTGAGGAAGCGATTGAAACCATTCACTTAATGGCTTATCGGTTTGTGTCATTCGGTGTAGCACCAAAGCAGACGCAACTAGTGCATCTCGACCATAATGATTTTCGGAAAGAATGACACCACCATTCCCTTCCCCACCTAACTCTGATTCCAATTCTTTCATTTTATTGACAACATGAATTTCACCAATCGGAGTTCTTTTTACCATACTTCCATGTTGGTCAGCTATCTTTTCAAGAGCAAGCGTGGTCGATAAATTAGTAACAATATATTTATTTGAACTATTTTCGGCAAGATATCCGTCCGCTGCCATGACCAATGTGTACTCTTCACTCAATGGGATTCCTTTGTCGGAAACAATAGCTAATCGGTCCCCGTCAGGATCTAATGCAAAACCAGCATCTGCTCCAGACTCAATGACTGCCGAACAAAGATCTGTAATATTTTTGGGGAGTGGTTCAGGCGATCGCGGAAAATCAAGATCGGTTTCACAATTCAGGCGAATGACTTCACATCCTAATGATTCCAGCAAATGAGGAATTGCTTCTGAACCTGCGCCATTTACCGCATCTACAACAATTTTATAATTCCGACTACGAATCGCTTTTGTATTAATACATTTGAGACTTACTATGTGAATAATATGACGTTGAATTGAATTTTGATCAGGAAGGTGTAAACCTCTGTCTTGTGCCTTAGGAATTGAAATTCCAGTATCCATTAATTGAAATAATCTACCGCACAATTCTGAATCAAAAAATGTACCGTCTTTGGTTATAAATTTTAGGCCATTCCATTCAGATGGATTGTGACTTGCGGTAACAACAATTCCGCCGGCAGCATCCGTGGAAGCTGTCATAAACTGAATAGTGGGTGTGGGTGCAATACCAACTTCAATTACATCCCTTCCGAAAGATAATAATGTCTGGATGAAGTAATCAGAAATATCCGATCCGGAAGGTCTTGGATCTCGGCCAACAAATATCACTCCCGGATTCAGGAGTTGGTGAGCGCCAGAGGCTGCGGATTTAATAAATTCGCGGGACAGATCTGAATCTGCGAGCCCTCGAATTCCTGATATACTTCGATTTATCATAAGGTTAAAATAAAAAAGGCTCGTAAAATACTACGAGCCTTTTCGGAAAAATGTTTCGTTCGATTTATCGTCTTTTAAGCCGATTAAGCCGAGAAATTCTTCGGATACTTTTTTTCCGGATTTCCCTTTTTTCATCACTCGGTTTAACGAAAAACGCTTTGCGTCTAACCTCTCTGAGAACACCTGCGCGTTCCCATTTTTTCTTAAAACGTCTCAGCGCACGTTCCAGCGGTTCTCCATCTCTTACTTGAATTTCAACCAATTCATTCACCTCCTGTCAATTGGTTTACCCTAAATAGGTTCTTAGTGATTTACTGCGGGATCGATGACGAAGGCGTCTTATTGCCTTCTCCTTGATCTGGCGGACCCGTTCGCGAGTGAGACTGAATTCTTCTCCAATCTCATTCAGAGTCAGCGCATAATCCCGATCAATTCCAAAATACATTTTTATAACCATCTTCTCCCTGTCCTTTAACGTAGCTAGGGATTGACGGATTTCATCTTTGAGCGATTCGCTCATCAATAAATCATCTGGCGGTGTTTCGCCATCATCTTCAATTACATCTAGAAGTGAATTTTTTTCTCCATCGCGAAAAGGTTCATTTAGCGATTGATGACGCCGGGAAATTCGCATTGCATCTACAACTTCATCACTCGTCATTTCCAGCATTCGCCCAATTTCATTATCACGTGGTGCACGCTCAACCTCTGCTTCAAGCTTCTCTGCGGTCTTAGTAATCTTAGAAATAGTTCCTACACGGTTAAGCGGAAGACGTACAATTCTTGAATGTTCAGCAAGTGCCTGCAAAATAGATTGGCGGATCCACCATACAGCGTAAGAAATAAATTTAAATCCTCTTGTTTCATCGAATCTTCCGGCAGCTTTAATTAGACCCAGATTCCCTTCATTAATAAGGTCAGTTAATGGGAGACCCTGCCCCTGATAATCTTTTGCAACTGACACGACAAATCGCAGGTTCGATTCAACCATTTCTTTGAGCGCAAGGCGATCATCCTTTTTGATTCGAATTGCCAATTCCACTTCGCGATCCGGATGAAGCGGTTCGTATTTTCCAATCTCTTCCAAATATTGACTGAGACTGCGATTTGATTCGTTAATAGATCTTCCAGCTTTTGCCATTATTATTCCTATATTTATTTCGTTTCGAGCTAAGAAATATACACTAAATAATAATACCACTCAAGCTATCCAATGAAAAAAATTTCTTGGAGTTTTCTTCATATGCTGAGGTTCTACAAAAACTACCATGAATTCATACTAATCCGACTATATTAGTCGTAAATAAGTCTTGGTCTATATTTTTTTGATTGGGTAAATTGCTAACCTTGAATAAATAGGAAAAATTATGCTTAAAATTACACGAAAAATTGAATACGCTCTTTTAGCTCTGAGACACATGCAAGCAAAAGAATTTGGCACAGTAACATCTGCATCAGATATTGCCGATCGGTACGCTATTCCAAATGAAATTCTAGCAAAAACTATGCAGCTTATGGCACGAGAAAAAATTGTAGATGCGGTGAAAGGCCCTCATGGCGGTTATCGCATTAAAGCAGATTTAAATAAAATCACCCTAACTGAATTTTTCGAAAAGGTTGAAGGGCCATTAGGATTAATGGATTGCTATTTTGATTCAGGGTGTGTTCAAATAGATTGTTGTACAATCCGTTCTCCCATTCAAAAAATTAATGACAGCCTACGAAAAATGTTTTCAAACATGACCGTAAGGGAAATTACATCCGTCTAATTTAAAAGGAAGACATCATGGCCAAAATCACAAAAGAGAATGTAATTGAAGTATTAAAACAATGTTACGATCCTGAAATTCCCGTGGACCTATGGAGTCTTGGACTTATTTATGAAATCGACATTCAGGATAATTACGAAGGTGCTCAATCTGACGTAAATATTGTTATGTCGCTTACCACTCCCGGATGTTCAATGGGGCAGCATATGGCGGAAGATATTCGCACCAAACTCGAAGCAAACGACGGTATTAATCAAGCATTTGTCCGAGTAACATTTGATCCGCCATGGGAACCGAAGATGATGAGTGAGGAAGCAAAAAATAAACTTGGATTTTCGCCTAGTCCTTCGACGGGACAAACTGGTGAAACATCTAACATTAATACGGAGTGGGAATAATGGAAAAAACAAAAAATCAAATTGCCAAAAATTATACTAATGCAGAGATTGTTATAACCGACAAAGCGGCAAAGCGACTAAAAGCAGTGATGGAATCAGAAGAAAAACCCGGGCACGCGCTTAGGCTCTCTGTGGTTGGCGGCGGGTGTTCCGGGATGAGCTACAATATGTCTTTCGAATCAGAGCAAAAAGAATTCGACAAGGTATTTGAAAGCAACGGCGTAACCATTTACTGTGATTTAAAAAGCTACCTCTACCTTAAAGGGGTTGTAATAGATTTTTCAAACGATATGCTTTCTGGCGGTTTTCAGATTAAAAATCCAAATGCAGAAAGAACTTGTGGTTGCGGAACGAGTTTCTCTGCATAAAAACATGACAATGAATCAAAACATATTAGATAAAGCCGTCAACCAAGACTATCAATACGGTTTTACGACAGAAATCGAGCAAGATACTTTTCTGCCTGGGTTAGATGAAAATGTCATTAAAAAAATATCTGATATTAAACAAGAACCGGAATTTTTGCTCGAATGGAGACTAAAAGCATTTCGCCATTGGATGAAAATGGAAGAACCAAATTGGGCTAAAGTGACCTATAATCCCATTGATTATCAGGCAATCAGTTATTATTCCGCGCCAAAAGATAAGCCCAAATACGAAAGTTTGGATGATGTGGATCCCGAACTTCTTAAAACGTATGAAAAACTCGGTATTCCTTTAGAAGAGCAAAAACAACTTGCCGGTGTTGCGGTAGATGCCGTATTCGATTCTGTTTCTGTCGCCACTACTTTCAAATCAGAATTAAAAAAACATGGAGTCATTTTCTGTCCTTTTTCCGAAGCAGTACGACAGCATCCTGAATTGATAAAAAAATATTTAGGGTCTGTTGTTCCGCATACCGATAATTTTTTCGCGGCTCTTAACTCGGCGGTATTTTCTGATGGAAGTTTTGTTTACATCCCAAAAGGCGTCAAATGCCCTATGGAACTCAGTACCTACTTTCGTATCAACGCATTAAATACAGG contains the following coding sequences:
- a CDS encoding aldehyde dehydrogenase family protein; this encodes MGKKSKNTDTKPDWSYSPALESTDHVQINKKNDLFIDGKFITPIKGKYFETINPANEEKLADVAEADQSDVDKAVKAARTAYDKVWSKMDPAERGKYIYRIARLIQERAREFSVIESIDGGKPICESRDIDIPLVSAHFFYYAGWADKLEYAFPGKMAKPIGVAGQIIPWNFPLLMAAWKIAPALATGNTVILKPAETTPLTAMKLAEIIQEADLPPGVVNIINGAGKTGQSLVEHPDINKIAFTGSTDVGKSIMKSVAGTGKRYTLELGGKAANIIFEDAAIDQAVEGIIDGIFFNQGHVCCAGSRLFVQESVAETVISKLKDRMESLIVGDPLDKNTDIGAINSKMQLDKIKMYVDIGQKEGASIHQSSCSLPEKGYWHAPTIFTDVSQSHRIVQEEIFGPVLAIQTFRTVDEVITKANNTPYGLSGGVWTDKGSKIFQVSKAIRSGVLWANTFNKFDPTSPFGGYKESGMGREGGLEGLMPYVNLV
- the deoC gene encoding deoxyribose-phosphate aldolase; its protein translation is METFINRIDQVGAQERVSRLFSRSVKKESKMDALKTVLSMIDLTTLEGKDSPGKVKQLCYKAAHLHDQFSGLPSVAAICVYPTMVPVAKKALENTDINVASVATAFPAGMASLEYKLEEVKKVVADGADEVDMVISRGKFLRGEYTYVADEISAVKEACGKAHLKVILETGELVTLDNVRLASDIAMAAGADFIKTSTGKVSPAATPPVVLIMLEAIRDYYKKTGKKIGMKPAGGISKAKLAIQYLVMIKETLGQDWLHADLFRFGASSLANDVLMQIVKQSTGVYQSANYFSMD
- a CDS encoding phosphoglucosamine mutase; the protein is MINRSISGIRGLADSDLSREFIKSAASGAHQLLNPGVIFVGRDPRPSGSDISDYFIQTLLSFGRDVIEVGIAPTPTIQFMTASTDAAGGIVVTASHNPSEWNGLKFITKDGTFFDSELCGRLFQLMDTGISIPKAQDRGLHLPDQNSIQRHIIHIVSLKCINTKAIRSRNYKIVVDAVNGAGSEAIPHLLESLGCEVIRLNCETDLDFPRSPEPLPKNITDLCSAVIESGADAGFALDPDGDRLAIVSDKGIPLSEEYTLVMAADGYLAENSSNKYIVTNLSTTLALEKIADQHGSMVKRTPIGEIHVVNKMKELESELGGEGNGGVILSENHYGRDALVASALVLHRMTQTDKPLSEWFQSLPQFKMVKDRIELGDFNPEELFTKAKIVFKNAIIDSQDGLKFTWDDRWIHIRISNTEPIMRIYSEGPTKEIAQNLANKVKDII
- the rpsU gene encoding 30S ribosomal protein S21; protein product: MVEIQVRDGEPLERALRRFKKKWERAGVLREVRRKAFFVKPSDEKREIRKKSIRRISRLNRLKRR
- a CDS encoding sigma-70 family RNA polymerase sigma factor, whose amino-acid sequence is MAKAGRSINESNRSLSQYLEEIGKYEPLHPDREVELAIRIKKDDRLALKEMVESNLRFVVSVAKDYQGQGLPLTDLINEGNLGLIKAAGRFDETRGFKFISYAVWWIRQSILQALAEHSRIVRLPLNRVGTISKITKTAEKLEAEVERAPRDNEIGRMLEMTSDEVVDAMRISRRHQSLNEPFRDGEKNSLLDVIEDDGETPPDDLLMSESLKDEIRQSLATLKDREKMVIKMYFGIDRDYALTLNEIGEEFSLTRERVRQIKEKAIRRLRHRSRSKSLRTYLG
- a CDS encoding Rrf2 family transcriptional regulator; amino-acid sequence: MLKITRKIEYALLALRHMQAKEFGTVTSASDIADRYAIPNEILAKTMQLMAREKIVDAVKGPHGGYRIKADLNKITLTEFFEKVEGPLGLMDCYFDSGCVQIDCCTIRSPIQKINDSLRKMFSNMTVREITSV
- a CDS encoding metal-sulfur cluster assembly factor encodes the protein MAKITKENVIEVLKQCYDPEIPVDLWSLGLIYEIDIQDNYEGAQSDVNIVMSLTTPGCSMGQHMAEDIRTKLEANDGINQAFVRVTFDPPWEPKMMSEEAKNKLGFSPSPSTGQTGETSNINTEWE
- a CDS encoding iron-sulfur cluster assembly accessory protein, which produces MEKTKNQIAKNYTNAEIVITDKAAKRLKAVMESEEKPGHALRLSVVGGGCSGMSYNMSFESEQKEFDKVFESNGVTIYCDLKSYLYLKGVVIDFSNDMLSGGFQIKNPNAERTCGCGTSFSA